ATGATGATGGCGTCAATTCGTCAGTGGCCCTTTTTTCCCATCACGCGCGAACGCAGTGCATTCGAGAGGTTGTCGAAGGCGAAGACCACGAGGAGGATCAGCAGGACCATATAGGCGACTTTGTCCCAGTCCGAATTGGTCTTCATGGATTCGAGCAGCTTGAGGCCAATGCCGCCCGCACCGACGGCGCCGATGACGGTTGCCGAGCGGGTATTCGATTCCCAGAAGTAAAGCGATTGCGAGATGAACACCGGCAGGACCTGGGGGATGACCCCATAACGTTGGACGGTCACCGGTGCCGCACCGACCGATCTCACGCCCTCACGCTGCTTGTCGTCGATGTTCTCAAGCGCTTCGGCATAGACCTTTCCCAGCGCGCCCGTATCGGTGAAGAAGATCGCCGCGATGCCCGGAAGCGGCCCTGGGCCGAAGGCACGGGTGAAGAACAACGCCCAGATCAGCATGTCGATCGAGCGCAGGAAGTCGAAGAGCCGCTTCGTGGCCCAGTTCGCAGCGCGGCTCCGCGTGATGTTGCGCGCGGCGATGAAGGCAAGCGGGAAAGCGACCAGCGTGCCGAAGAGCGTGCCGACAAAGGCCATGACCAGCGTCTGCATCAACTTCGAGAGGATGTCGCCATGCTGCCAGCTTGCGTTGTTCAGGAAGTTGTCCAACGCCAGCGAGGCATTGGACTGGTTGGAATCGAGCCGTTCGCCGGAAAACATCAGGCCGACCACCTCAGGCAGGCTGCGGCCCCAGAAGGGCGAATGCGTATCGAAGAAGAAGTTTGCCCAGCCGAGAAAGCGGCGCTGGACATAGACCTGGCTGGTACGGATTTCCGCCTGTCCCGCGAAGCCGTAATAGACGATCACCTTGTTGTCGTCCTGCTCCATCTGGGCAGGCGCATCGGACGGCAGGGAGGCGCGATCGCGGGTGATGGTCACGGGATAGACTGTGCCGCCGATATAGACGTCGACGCGGCTCGGCGTCACTTCCATACGGTTGCCGTCGCTGCCGAAGGTGATGGTGTATCGGCTGCCGTCGGCATTGGGTTTCAGCCAGTTGATATCGGCGCCCTCGGGATACTGGCGGCGGCTCGTCCATTGGGGGACGACCTGATCGTTCTGGAAACGCAGGCGCGGCTGGGCGCGCCAGGAATACCAGTCCTGGACATAGATCGCCGCGCGGTCCCAGTTGCCGTTCATGAAGGTGGGGATGACGTTGAAGAAGGCGAAGCAGAAGGCAAGATAAACGAAAACCGCAGCTGAAATGAGGAGCAGACCCCAGCGTTGCATGAAGCTGCGATGGAAGACGTCCGGATAGGCGGAAAGCAGTCGTTCGCGCTCGGCGGCGTTGATGGTCGGAACCGAGGACATCAGACTGCTCCCTGTCCGAATTCGAAGGACTGCTTGCCGATCAGCCGGCGGCGCAGCCAGGCGGAGAATTGGTCGACGCAAATGACGGTGATCAGCAGCAGGATGATGATCGCATAGGTCTTGGCAGCATGGTCGCGTCCGATCGACAGGCTGAAGACCTCGCCGATGCCGCCGCCGCCGACGGCGCCGATAATAGTCGAGGCGCGCACGTTGATCTCAGTCCGCAGCAGCGTGTAGGAGACGAAGTTCGGCAACACCTGCGGCAGGATCGCAAAGCGCACGCGCTCCAGCCAGCCGGCGCCGGCGGCGCGCAGGCCTTCATCCGGCTTCATGTCGGCATTCTCGACGACTTCGAAGAACAGCTTCCCAAGCGCGCCGACAGTATGGACCCATACCGCGATGATCGCCGAAATCGGACCGATCGACAGGATCGCGGCGAGGAGGCCGGCGACGACGATTTCCGGGAAGGCGCGCATGATTTCCATGATGCGCCGCACGACCCAGCGCGTCACGCCTGCACCGACCAGATTGGTGGAAGCGAAAAAACAGAGCAAAAACGCGCCGCTCGCACCGAGAATGGTGGAGACGATGGCGATGTTGAGCGTGATCGCGAGCTGGTAGAAGAAATTCGGGATATAGAAACTATCGGTGATCCAGACGCGGTCGCTTGTATAATCGTATTTGATCGAACCGTCGGAGAAGGGCGACGGCAGGTCGAACATGGCGCGGAAGATCTCCAGCGGACTGTCCGGCACGAAGCTCTTCATGAAGTCGAAGAAATAGGGAAGGCGCTCGAAGAACTTGCCCGAATTGGCGCTGTTGGCGAAGTCGAGCGAGGCGCCGAGGATGATCAGGAAGACCACGATTGAAACGACGGTGTAAATCCGCCGCGTTCGAACCTGGCTCTGATAATGATCGAGGATGGTGCGGGAGCCCTCCTGCAATCCGCTCAGAGGGTCCGCGCCGGCCGAGTGCGCCATATGTGGCTTCCTTCTTGAAAAACGGCGGCATCATCATGATGCCGCCGCAAGACTGTCCAGACTTGAGGATCAGCCGCCGATAACCGCCTTACGGGCGTCGATGATCGTCTGGTAGAAGCTCTGGTCGACCGGCGCCCAGTCAACGTAGCCGCCGCCCGTGAACGATTCGAAGCAGCTCTTGTCTGTCTTCGGCAGTTCGGCGAAGTAGGTGGTAACCTTCTTCTGGATGTCGGCCGGCAGCTTCTGAGAAACCATCAGCGGACCGTTCGGGATGAGCGGCGACTTCCAGACTTCGACGATATCGTCCATGTCGAGCAGGCCCTTGGTGACCATCTGGTGCAGGTTGCCGGAGGAGTAGCCCTGCGCCCAGTCGCCCTGACCGGAACCGAAGGTGGTCCCGACGTCGAACTTTTTGTCGAGAACGCCGAGAACGAGGTTCTCGTGGCCGCCGCCGAAGCCGGTTTCAGAGAAGTACTGCTTGACTGGAGCGCCGGTGTCCTTCGGAAGGGCAACGTTAGGAACAAGATAGCCGGAAGTAGAGTCCGGATCGGCGAAGCCGAGCTTCTTGCCCTTGGCGTCGGCGAGCGTCTTGATGCCGGAATCCTTGCGGGCAACCATGATCGAGTAGTAGCCGGTCGAACCGTCGGCCTGCTTGGTGGTCAGTACCGGGGTAACGGCGTTCGGATCCTTGATATAGACCGCGGCGTAAGAGGCGGCGCCCATGACGGCGAGGTCGATCGTGCCGCCAAGGAGACCCTGGATGACGCCGTTGTAGTTCGGCGATGGGAAGAGCTGAACTTCAGAAACGCCGGTGGCAGCGATCAGGCCCGGCTTGACGCACTCGGTGCGGCGAACCTGGTCGGCCTCGTTTTCACCGCCATCGAGACCGATGCGGAGGACCTTGACGTCCTGGGCAGCAGCATTGCCGGCGAGGGCGGCGACGGCAATGGTTGCCATCAGGATCTTGCGGAATGCAGACATGGAAGTCTCCTTTTGTGACATGGTTTGTTTGTCAGTTGGTTTTCCGACCGTTGTCCCGTCGGCCGGAAACGGGTCAGTGCACGGCGGCTGCTTTGGCCACCCTGCCGGATGAGACATTCTCGGCGCGGCGCTTGGATTCGAGGCTGGTCGAGGTCAGCGTTTCGTCGATGCCGGCGCCATCCTTGTCGGTCCCGTAGATTTCCTTCACCGCTTCGGCGGTTAGCTCCGAAGGCTGGCCGTCGAAGACGACGCGGCCGCCGGCCATGCCGACGATGCGCTCACAATAGTTGCGGGCGGTATCGAGCGTATGAAGGTTGGTGATGACGGTGATGCCCTCGCGTTCGTTGATATCGCGTAGCGCATCCATGACGATCTTGGCGTTCAGCGGATCGAGCGAGGCGATCGGTTCGTCGGCAAGAACCATTTTCGGGTTCTGCATCAGCGCGCGGGCAATCGCCACGCGCTGCTGCTGGCCGCCGGAAAGCGTGCCGGCTGCCTGCAGCGCCGTCTGCTCGATGCCGAGGCGTTCGAGTGCTGCGATGGCATGCACGCGTTCCTCGCGGGTGAAGATGTTGAGCAGGCTTAGAAGCGTCGAGCGGTGGTTGAGGCGACCGAGCATGACATTAGTGAGAACGTCGAGGCGCGGCACCAGGTTGAACTGCTGGAAGATCATCGCGCAGTCGCGCTGCCAGTTGCGCAGCGCCTGGCCGCGAAGCCCGGAGACCTCCACGCCGGCGAAATGAACGGAGCCGGAGCTCGGCTCCTGAAGGCGGTTGATCATGCGCAGCAGCGTCGACTTGCCGGCGCCGGAGCGGCCGATGATGCCGACCATCTGGCCCTGAGGAATGTCGAGCGTGACGGAATCGACGGCAAGCTTTTTTCCGAAACGACGTGTGACATTCTTCAGTTCGAACATCATGCTCTTCCCTTTGCAATCCATGCCTTGATCAGC
The Rhizobium leguminosarum DNA segment above includes these coding regions:
- the phnC gene encoding phosphonate ABC transporter ATP-binding protein — its product is MFELKNVTRRFGKKLAVDSVTLDIPQGQMVGIIGRSGAGKSTLLRMINRLQEPSSGSVHFAGVEVSGLRGQALRNWQRDCAMIFQQFNLVPRLDVLTNVMLGRLNHRSTLLSLLNIFTREERVHAIAALERLGIEQTALQAAGTLSGGQQQRVAIARALMQNPKMVLADEPIASLDPLNAKIVMDALRDINEREGITVITNLHTLDTARNYCERIVGMAGGRVVFDGQPSELTAEAVKEIYGTDKDGAGIDETLTSTSLESKRRAENVSSGRVAKAAAVH
- the phnE gene encoding phosphonate ABC transporter, permease protein PhnE, which translates into the protein MSSVPTINAAERERLLSAYPDVFHRSFMQRWGLLLISAAVFVYLAFCFAFFNVIPTFMNGNWDRAAIYVQDWYSWRAQPRLRFQNDQVVPQWTSRRQYPEGADINWLKPNADGSRYTITFGSDGNRMEVTPSRVDVYIGGTVYPVTITRDRASLPSDAPAQMEQDDNKVIVYYGFAGQAEIRTSQVYVQRRFLGWANFFFDTHSPFWGRSLPEVVGLMFSGERLDSNQSNASLALDNFLNNASWQHGDILSKLMQTLVMAFVGTLFGTLVAFPLAFIAARNITRSRAANWATKRLFDFLRSIDMLIWALFFTRAFGPGPLPGIAAIFFTDTGALGKVYAEALENIDDKQREGVRSVGAAPVTVQRYGVIPQVLPVFISQSLYFWESNTRSATVIGAVGAGGIGLKLLESMKTNSDWDKVAYMVLLILLVVFAFDNLSNALRSRVMGKKGH
- the phnD gene encoding phosphonate ABC transporter substrate-binding protein, with product MSAFRKILMATIAVAALAGNAAAQDVKVLRIGLDGGENEADQVRRTECVKPGLIAATGVSEVQLFPSPNYNGVIQGLLGGTIDLAVMGAASYAAVYIKDPNAVTPVLTTKQADGSTGYYSIMVARKDSGIKTLADAKGKKLGFADPDSTSGYLVPNVALPKDTGAPVKQYFSETGFGGGHENLVLGVLDKKFDVGTTFGSGQGDWAQGYSSGNLHQMVTKGLLDMDDIVEVWKSPLIPNGPLMVSQKLPADIQKKVTTYFAELPKTDKSCFESFTGGGYVDWAPVDQSFYQTIIDARKAVIGG
- the phnE gene encoding phosphonate ABC transporter, permease protein PhnE, encoding MAHSAGADPLSGLQEGSRTILDHYQSQVRTRRIYTVVSIVVFLIILGASLDFANSANSGKFFERLPYFFDFMKSFVPDSPLEIFRAMFDLPSPFSDGSIKYDYTSDRVWITDSFYIPNFFYQLAITLNIAIVSTILGASGAFLLCFFASTNLVGAGVTRWVVRRIMEIMRAFPEIVVAGLLAAILSIGPISAIIAVWVHTVGALGKLFFEVVENADMKPDEGLRAAGAGWLERVRFAILPQVLPNFVSYTLLRTEINVRASTIIGAVGGGGIGEVFSLSIGRDHAAKTYAIIILLLITVICVDQFSAWLRRRLIGKQSFEFGQGAV